The Syntrophaceae bacterium genomic interval GGAAGGTGCTGTCGGCCCTCTTCGGTTTCGCCATTCCGGAACGTTACAAGCCGGTCCAGGCCGGCGACATCGCCAGGGCGATTCTGGCCGTTGCCCGGGAGTCCCACCCTGGCATCCGGGTGTTCGAATCGGATGCCATCCGGCGAATCGCCCGGAATATTGCCGCATGACGAAGCGGGCTTTCCGCAGCCGCAATGGAATACCGGAAGCTGTTCGTTTCCGGAGGAGGTAACGGCCTTTCCATCCGCATCCAATCCGAGGAGGCAAGACATGACGGAGCGCAAAGTCATTCCAACCGGCAGGAAGGTGAAGGATTTCCGGCTCAAGGACCAGGACGGCGAAGATTTCCGGCTGGCGGCCTACCGGGGAAACAGGATTCTCCTGTCCTTCCACCCGCTGGCCTGGACCCCCGTCTGCGCCCTGCAGATGAAGGATCTGGAGAAGAAGTATCGAACATTTCAGAAGTTCAATACGCTGGCCGTCGGTCTCAGCGTGGACAGCGTGCCCTGCAAGGCCGCCTGGGCCAAAAGCATGAAACTCCGGCACACGCGAATCCTGGCGGACTTCTGGCCTCACGGCGGGGTGGCGAAATCGCTGGGTATTCTGCGGCCCGAAGGCTTCTCGGAGCGGGCGAACATCCTGCTCGACGAGACGGGAAACGTTGTGTTCACAAAGGTCTATCTCATACGGCAGGTTCCGGATCTGAGCGAGATCCTGGCGGTCTTGGGTGCCTGAACAGGGAGATCAAAAACAGAAGAGGGGATGCCTGAACCATGATTTTGAAGGGAGACGTCTTTTTGCGTTACAGGAGGCCGATGGCCCTGTCCCTGCTCGCGCTTCTCATCCTCTGCGGCCTGGCCGGCTTTCTGTATTACCTCCGTTACCGGAGCACACACGTTTCAACGGATGATGCCTTCGTGACCGGGCGAATCCACTCCATTGCCTCCAAGGTTCCCGGGACGGTGACCCGGATCGCCGTCATCGACAACCAGTTTGTGAAGCAGGGCGAGGTATTGGCGGAAATCGACGAGCGTGACTACGACGTCCGGGTCAGGGAGACCGAGTCCGCTGTCCGGGCCGAGAAGGCGAAGGAGCGGGAGATTTCTCTCCGGGGGGACGTCGCCCGCCGGCAGTTGGAGGAAGCGGGCTACCGTCTGGAATCGGCCCGGGCAAACCTGCGCCTTCAGGAGGTCCAGACCCGGCAGACGGAGATCGACCTGAAGCGGGCGATTCAGCTCCGGGAGAAGAAAATCATCGCCGAGGAGCGTTACGACCGGACCAGGACGGCATTCGATACGGCCCGGGCTCAGGTGGAAGCCGCCCGGGAGCAGGTGAAGCAGGCGGAGGCCGCCGTCGAGACCCAGCGTTCCCTGATCCGCCAGATGGAGTCGGCCCGGCAGTCCCAGGAAGCAACGGTGCGGCAGAAGGAGGAATCCCTCCAGGCCGACCTGCTCCGGAAAAGCTACACGAAAATCGTGGCGCCGGCGGACGGATACGTCACGAAAAGGTCCGTCGAGGTCGGGAACCAGATCCAGGCGGGGCAGCCGCTCATGGCCGTGGTTGCCCTCGATAGCGTCTGGATTGTGGCGAACTACAAGGAAACGCAGCTCGAGCGCATGAAACCGGGACAGAAAGCGGAGGTCCGGGTGGACGGTTATCCAGGCCGGACCTTCACCGGCCGGGTGGACAGCATCATGGCGGGAACCGGGGCGGTTTTCTCCCTCTTTCCCCCGGAAAACGCCACGGGCAACTACGTAAAGGTCGTGCAGAGAATTCCGGTCAAGATCCTTCTGGACCGGGGCACCGATCCAGGCCACATGCTGCGGGTGGGCATGTCCGTCGTACCGACGATCCTCGTCGAATGAGGGACTCCCCGCGGATTGTCCGGTCCGTCACACCTCCGGTGAGTTTGAATGGATAATCCCGTCAACAAGTGGCTCGTCGCCCTTACGGTGATGCTGCCGACCCTGATGGTCATCATCGACACGTCGGTCGTCAACGTATCGCTCGACCATATCCGCGGGAGCCTCTCCGCCGGGATCGACGAAGCAACCTGGTCCATCACCTCCTATCTGGCGGCGAACGCCGTCATCGTTCCAATGACAGGCTGGCTCAGCCGGTTCTTCGGACGGAGACGGTATCTCCTGTTTTCCGTTACCCTCTTCACAGCCAGTTCCCTCCTCTGCGGCCTGGCCTGGAACATTCAGAGCCTGATCGTCTTCCGCGTCCTGCAGGGAATCGCCGGAGGATCCCTTCAGCCCATCTCCCAGTCAGTTCTCCTGGAGACCTTTCCACCGGTCCAGCACGGGATGGCCATGGCGATTTTCGGGATCGGGATCATGTTCGGCCCCATCGTCGGCCCGCTCCTGGGAGGCTGGATCACCGACAACTGGTCGTGGCACTGGATCTTTTTCATCAACATTCCCATCGGTGCCGTCTCCCTCGTCATGACATCGCTGTTTATCCGGGACCCCTCCTACATGAAGCGGACGGCTCTGACGGTTGACTATGTCGGCCTGATCCTCCTGGGTCTCTGGGTGGGATGCCTGCAGATGATTCTGGACCGGGGCCAGCGGGAGGACTGGTTCGCCTCCGGACTGATCGTCACACTGGCGGCCGTCACAACCATCGCCTTCGTCTTTTTTGTCTTCCGGGAAATCTCGGTCCGATATCCCATCGTGGATCTCGGCGTCTTCCGGGACTACTCGTTCTGCATCGGCAACGTCGTTGTCTTCTTCGTTCTCGTCAACCTTTTCGGGAGCATCGTGCTCCTGCCCATTTACCTGCAGAGCCTGATGGGCTATACAGCCAGCCTGGCCGGCATCGTCCTCGGTCCCGGGGGGCTCGCCATCCTTGTCACGATGCCCCTCGTGGGCCGCCTCATCACCCGGATCAACCCCAAGTTTGTGGTGGCGGTGGGTGTTATCATCACGGCCTGGGCCAACGTCCTGATGTCCCGGTTCACCTTGGGGGCGGATTTCTTTTCCGTCTTCTGGCCGCGCGTCGTCATGGGAGTCGGCATGGGAATGATCTTCATCCCCCTGACGACACTGACTCTGTCGGGGATCCGGCGTGAGGAAATGGGCAATGCAACCTCCATCTTCAACCTGGTGCGAAATGTCGGCGGCGGCCTCGGCGTCGCCTTCGTCACCACCATGGTCGCCCGGCGTTCCCAGTTCCACCAGGCGAGGCTGGTGGATTCGCTGACACCGTTCGACCCGAATTTCTGGTGGTCGTCGCAGCAGGCGGCTGAGATCGTTCAGCGGAAGGGACTGCCTGCGGCATCGGCGTCCCAGGGCGGGCTGGGTGTTCTGTACGAACAGTTCCTCCGGCAGGCCTCCATGATGTCCTTCAACGACGCATTTCATGTGCTGGCGGTCATGATGCTCTGCATGCTTCCCCTGGTCCTGCTCATGAAGCATGTCCGGCACGGACCGGAGCCCGAAGCCACCCCTGCCGCGGCTGCTCCGCCGGAGGAGAGGGCGGCGGCCTGATGAGAGACGGAAGAAACGGGATATCGAATTCATAAAGGACAGCAATGCCGGATGGACACGGCGGAGGGCCGGGCGTTCCGTTTCCCTCCCGCGATCCTGACGGCTGCAGCGTGCCGGAAAGGAGAAATCCGTGATGAAGCAGCGACGGCTCGGAAAGAACGGCCCCCTCGTTTCGGCCCTGGGGCTGGGATGCATGGGGATGTCCGAATTCTACGGCACCCGCGACGACGCGGAATCGCTGGCCACCATTCATCGGGCGCTGGAGATGGGAATCACCCTGCTCGACACGGCCGACGTGTACGGTCCCTTCCTGAACGAAGAACTGGTCGGAAAGGCCGTCCGCGGACGCCGGCAGGAGGTCTTCCTGGCCACCAAGTTCGGGATCCTCCGCAGCGACGATCCCCGATACCGGGGGGTGTGCGGAAAGGCGGAATACGTGCGCTCCGCCTGTGAAGCCAGCCTGCGGCGCCTGGGCGTCGAGGTCATCGATCTCTACTACCAGCACCGGGTGGACCCGGACACGCCCATCGAGGAGACCGTCGGCGCCATGGCGGATCTCGTCCGGGAAGGAAAGATCCGGTTCATCGGCCTCTCCGAGGCGGGACCCGGCACGATCCGCCGGGCCCATGCCGTCCATCCCGTGACGGCCCTCCAGAGCGAGTATTCACTGTGGACGAGAGATCCCGAGGAGGGGGCGCTCACGGTCTGCCGTGAGCTGGGAATCGGTTTCGTGGCCTACAGCCCCCTGGGGAGGGGGTTCCTGACGGGGCAGATCCGCTCGTTCGAGGATCTGCCGGAAGGCGACTACCGGCGGACCTCCCCACGGTTCCAGGGGGATAATTTCAGGAAGAATCTGGAACTGGTGAACCGCGTGGAGGCGATGGCCCGGGAGAAACAATGCCGGCCCGGGCAGATCGCCCTGGCATGGGTGCTCAGCCGGGGCGAGGACGTCGTTCCCATCTTCGGCACGAAACGCCGGAGCTATCTGGAAGAAAACGCGGGTGCGCTGGACATCGAGCTGACGGAGGCGGAGCGGAGCCTCCTGGAGGAGGCCTTCCCGATCCATAAGGCAGCCGGGGCGCGTTATCAGGAAGTCATGATGAGCTTCCTGGGCCGTTAAGCGGGAATGACCGCGATGGATTTCCCCGGTCCGGGACGTTGCTCAGGTTACCGTATGCCGGAACGGTCATCGGGGCAGAACGAAAGAAGGAGAAGGAAACGCGGCCCATGACGGAAATCTCCCCGAACCTGCTGTTCGTGATCTTTCTGGCTCTCGCGGCGGCGACTGTCCTCGTGTTCCGCCTGGTACCCCGGTCCCGGGGAAGCCTGAGGGCGACCCCGGAGGCGGAGGAGGCGTTCACCGCCGGCGAGGCGGATCCGGATTACCGCTATTACGCAGCCGGGTCAGAGGCGCATCCTTCGGCCCTGCTGATGCTCCGGGACGACTGGAGCCTGGAGGGTGGATGGCGTGAGCTGACGGACCCCGAGCGGGATCTTCCCGCAGCCGTCGAGGGGATGCTGCGGCTGGCGGCGGACCGGAACCGCCCCCTGCATGCCTCCGATCTCCTGGACCCTCATGGAATGAAGATCGG includes:
- a CDS encoding redoxin domain-containing protein, which codes for MTERKVIPTGRKVKDFRLKDQDGEDFRLAAYRGNRILLSFHPLAWTPVCALQMKDLEKKYRTFQKFNTLAVGLSVDSVPCKAAWAKSMKLRHTRILADFWPHGGVAKSLGILRPEGFSERANILLDETGNVVFTKVYLIRQVPDLSEILAVLGA
- a CDS encoding HlyD family secretion protein, giving the protein MILKGDVFLRYRRPMALSLLALLILCGLAGFLYYLRYRSTHVSTDDAFVTGRIHSIASKVPGTVTRIAVIDNQFVKQGEVLAEIDERDYDVRVRETESAVRAEKAKEREISLRGDVARRQLEEAGYRLESARANLRLQEVQTRQTEIDLKRAIQLREKKIIAEERYDRTRTAFDTARAQVEAAREQVKQAEAAVETQRSLIRQMESARQSQEATVRQKEESLQADLLRKSYTKIVAPADGYVTKRSVEVGNQIQAGQPLMAVVALDSVWIVANYKETQLERMKPGQKAEVRVDGYPGRTFTGRVDSIMAGTGAVFSLFPPENATGNYVKVVQRIPVKILLDRGTDPGHMLRVGMSVVPTILVE
- a CDS encoding DHA2 family efflux MFS transporter permease subunit; the protein is MDNPVNKWLVALTVMLPTLMVIIDTSVVNVSLDHIRGSLSAGIDEATWSITSYLAANAVIVPMTGWLSRFFGRRRYLLFSVTLFTASSLLCGLAWNIQSLIVFRVLQGIAGGSLQPISQSVLLETFPPVQHGMAMAIFGIGIMFGPIVGPLLGGWITDNWSWHWIFFINIPIGAVSLVMTSLFIRDPSYMKRTALTVDYVGLILLGLWVGCLQMILDRGQREDWFASGLIVTLAAVTTIAFVFFVFREISVRYPIVDLGVFRDYSFCIGNVVVFFVLVNLFGSIVLLPIYLQSLMGYTASLAGIVLGPGGLAILVTMPLVGRLITRINPKFVVAVGVIITAWANVLMSRFTLGADFFSVFWPRVVMGVGMGMIFIPLTTLTLSGIRREEMGNATSIFNLVRNVGGGLGVAFVTTMVARRSQFHQARLVDSLTPFDPNFWWSSQQAAEIVQRKGLPAASASQGGLGVLYEQFLRQASMMSFNDAFHVLAVMMLCMLPLVLLMKHVRHGPEPEATPAAAAPPEERAAA
- a CDS encoding aldo/keto reductase; translated protein: MKQRRLGKNGPLVSALGLGCMGMSEFYGTRDDAESLATIHRALEMGITLLDTADVYGPFLNEELVGKAVRGRRQEVFLATKFGILRSDDPRYRGVCGKAEYVRSACEASLRRLGVEVIDLYYQHRVDPDTPIEETVGAMADLVREGKIRFIGLSEAGPGTIRRAHAVHPVTALQSEYSLWTRDPEEGALTVCRELGIGFVAYSPLGRGFLTGQIRSFEDLPEGDYRRTSPRFQGDNFRKNLELVNRVEAMAREKQCRPGQIALAWVLSRGEDVVPIFGTKRRSYLEENAGALDIELTEAERSLLEEAFPIHKAAGARYQEVMMSFLGR